CCAGAAGCGTCAGTGCACAGTGGAAGGATAGAACGCGACAGAGTTTGGGGTAGACCAAACTTGACAAGGGAGGAGTCCCTGAGGAGAACCCTGAAGGACTGAaatatcaccaaagaactagccaTGGGCAGGGTGCAAGGAAGTTAGCTATAGATCATATGGGTTTCAAGTTTAGCCTACCCTGGCTTATTAGCAACTCACAGGCTTTCACAAGGTTTACATGTTTTTTCAACTGCTTTTTACTTCTtggttttctttatttttttctttGGAATTGACAAACATTTGTAAGTTCATGTAATTTTCAacatcatgaacatttttcaaattcacaaacatttttcaaattcatgagaTTTTTTGAGTTTGCGAACTTTTTTAAATGCACAAACATTACaaaatttgtgaatatttttgaattcacGTTTTTTAATTCGATTTTTTAATGAACTAATGAACCTTTTTAAAAatttgaacatttttaaaatacgtggacttttttatttcatgaatattttaaaattcatgattCTTTTGGAAATTGCAAACATTTTTATCCATGATTTATTTTTCAAATCCACGAACATTTTTAATAGTTTAATTTCATGAATGTTGCACGAATATTTCTTAAAATAATGAATATTTGAAAATTCACAGACATTTTCAAAATTTATGAACAGTTTAAACATTCAATAATATTTTTTGACTCACTACATATTTGTAAGTTagtttgtaaacctgatgaacaatttcTAAAATCATTTTTTAGAAAACATAATAATTTGGATGTTTATTTGAAAACTTGTAAATAATATATATCGTATGCTAGTACAGCGAAACGAAGTAGCTACGGAGAGTAGTTAGTGAGTAGTACTGTGTAGCACGTTCGTCCTTTCTTTCTAGGGGCAAGTTGTGGACTAGGGCATTCCGGAGCTGGGTGCGTCACGAGCGAGCCTAATATCCTCCCTCGGCCCTCCACTAATACAAACCGCCATGCCAACTGCCCAAGGTCTCCCGTATATAAACCCGGGCTCCATTCTTTTCTGCCTTCACCAACACGAGCAGGCAACCAAACAAAGCCGTCGATAGATTGAACCAAACATCAAGAGAGCGAGAAACAAAGTCAGACAGCGTGCAAGAACCGGGAATCAACGACAATGGACAAAGGTGCTGGCCTTCTCGATCCTAAGCGTGTCGCCCGCCGACATCGCCTCCAGCGCCGGTGCCGGCGGCAGCTGGACTCGATTCTCCTGGCGGGGGAGGAAGCCGCAGGATGACGACCAGGCTGGGGCAGGGAAACAGGGCAAGCAGGGCGGCGGTCTGCGGGCGGTTGCAGAGCAGCAGCCATGCAAGGGGAAATCGCagtcgccgccgccctcgtcgcggcTGCGGTTTGCGCCGGAGTTCGATGGGATTGACTGCTTCGAGACCATCGTGTGCCATTGATCGGTGAATCGCGACCTGCTCGTGCTCCAGCCGGGCACGTGACCACTAATTCATTCTTTGTTGGATGTCCGTACGGTCGGTGTGATCATTCGTAAATTCGTTGCTGACTTGTGCTTCTACGTGTGTGTATAAAATTAACCATGTTCTTCTGCTTTACGATTTGTCCGTGTTCATATGGGAGCAAGAGACCCATTTTCGCCTTGATCATGTGGATAAGCTTTTGTTGTCTGCATCACTAAGTACATTATTGTGGCAGGGTAGTTAGGGTTCAACGTGGTAGGGCCCTAGGGATGTTCACACAAGCTAATCAAGAATTGGAGCCGTCCATCATAAAGAGGTGGACACCTGTGTGTGATGTGAACTGCCCCTCGCTAGATATCCAAACTCCAAGACTCGCACTAAACTCTTTCGGCTAATGTGTCACGTTCATAATTGGAGTAACATGTATTCAGTGGCAAACTCGCACAATTAACCATCATATATTTTTATGCTAAAAAGAACcatcatatatttttatttttttttgctCTCGGTATTATCACTGGAACTAGTTATAATGAGAGAATTGGTGCCGAAACAGTGCCTCACTCAACTAACTGAACTGGATAATGTGACATAGCCATAGTGAACGTACGACAAGAAAAACACAAGTTTACTGATAGTGAGACTAGCTATGTGGAGCAGCATCAAGGACTCGAGTTCAATTGCCACCAAAACCACTCGTGCCCACTATCACCGGAGCAGGTTAACTTGCGGAATTGGCCTGACCTGTGCTTCTTTGGGAGACCATGCTATTTATTGCGGGCCAATTGACTCACTGGGGAAATATTGCCTCTCTCCTGATGTTTCTGATTCCTACTTTTTATTGCGTCCTTTTGGCTCTTCTCTCGTCATTTTCTTTTTGTGAATGCTCGTACCTATTCATGTCTTAACATGTCAAACGAATGGCAGGGAAAATATCAAGTTGTGTGAACGAATTATTGACCTTGCTAGATGTAGGCttgcatatatagagagagagagacataaAGCATTATTACTGATACTAGCGAAGGTTGGTGAAGAATTTACTTATTTGTTCATTCTTTTATTTTACATTACATTTTTTTATTGATACTTCTACAGACTGGTTTCGGTTTGCTTAAAACTTGATACTTATTTTTTGAGAAGGTACTATTTGACTCTTTTGACTAGATCGCACTTTGGGTTGTCCTTTACTGTGTTTCCTTTTCTAACTCGTTTATCTTTTCAGCAAACTGGCAGCCTTGGGGACTATTATCTCCATCCTAGTTTGCTAGCCGCCCTTGTATTTTGGGTCATATTTTGATCGTGATTctaaaaaataaaatatgaattatAGGTAACAAAAATAAGACTACATTCAAACATGAATCCAATAATTTTTTTATGACATACATTAATATTTTGCTAGACAAATGTATGGTCAAACTTTTTGCCCAAAATAGGGTAGGGACTAATAAACCGAGAAGGATGCAGTAGTAGAGTAAAACATCCAACAAACAGTAATTGCTTACATATACAAGTCCATATATACACTTTTGTCGTGACGGCAGCCCTCATAGATGGCAGGTCGGCCGAGTTGATGACGACACCATGACGGATGAGCCGTTGTTCGAGTTAGATGTGATGATCCCCAATTCAGAGCTGACTGGCAGGGGCGGGGGCATCCTGATTGCCAGCTTTGACTGCTCTAAGCCCGGATGTGACGATCGTTGTTGTCGGCCATGCATGTTGGTGGGCTGATTGCAAACGCTGGGTAGTGGAAACACTACTACATATCCGAAGAACATTGACCCCTCATCATTGACCGATCATGGATCACTTGTGTTTGATGTTCATTATAACTGACCTGCCACCCATTGCCCGTCAGTGATAACGATATTTTGCCTCGACTCGATGCTTATCATAGACCGGTCCAAAATTGACCCCTTAATGATAGATCGTCCGGACGTTTCACCGGGACTGATTGTTATCACTGACAAGTTGCTACGGTTGAACCGTCTATGAAGTTCTCTCATGTCTGACCCTTTGGTTTTGACGCCAGTCAGTGTTGTGGTTTACATAGCCTAATATAATCCAATGTCCATCCCCTTCTCCAATCCGTACCATTATTACCGCCGCCGAGTCCCTCCGCCCCATCTGGCTTCATCATATCCACCGGTTTTCGGAACCTTCAGGAAAGTTCCTAACCAGCTGTAGGACCTTCTAGAAGATTCTTCAAGAAGGTTCTTCAAGAAGGTTTTGTTTTGGTTTCTATTTTATGTTTcctttttaaatttttttgttCTAAAAAATGTTCAATATATTCAAAAATTGTTCTTTTTTCAAATGATGTTCAGAAATTCTAAATTTTATTCATGTTTAGAAAGAAAATCATGTTTACATTATGATTcctttttttggtttttttgtaaaaaaatgttTGCATTTCAATTCCTTTTTTGTAAAAAGTGCATTCTAAAGTTCAAAAGATTATTAAAATCTATCGTTGTTTATAGTTCTTAACATTTCGCACTACTCAGTAGTCATAAAAATCTCCCTCGATCCAGTGGCTAGGCTCGGGTGTGTCAGAATGGGAGATCTCGTGTCCGATTCTCACAAAATGCACAATTTCTACTGTCGCGCTATAGATACCGTTCACTGTTTGCCCGGTCAATTGACTGCTTGCTCTGTGCCTCAGGCATCTATATGGCACATTTTCTTGTCACATAGGAGGTCCCTAACACTATGTAGCCGGCTTTTCGGCGAACAAGTGTCACACCCTTTTCAAAATAGTCAGAATTTCAAAATATCTTCTTGTTTCAAATTTTTATCATAAATTGAGAAAATATTTGGGATTTTTCAGAATGTTTGTGTTTTCCAAAAATTGTTTGGATTTAAAAAGAGTTGCCCTTTAATTTTTtctcacaaattcaaaaaatgttcatgttactAAAAATTGTTCCAGAATAAAAGATGTTTGTGCTTTTTCaaagataaaaaaataagaaagCCTAAAAACATGGGCATATAGTGTCTGGTTTGCTGCAGTAGCAGGACCGGTACCGTGACCCGATCGTTACAGTAGCCGGTCTGCTGCAATACAAAAACCGCTATACAGTGGGCATAACCAACGGTAGAGTAAAAAAAATTGCTGTCGTAGTAATGAGCCAGCCTAGGCGAAACTCGCCTATGTATGTCTCATCGCTACTTGCCGCAACAAGCGGCATATAGCTAAGACTAGCCACAATTGTAGTaatatagactagtaacatgcatatgttactagtctatgttactacttttATAGTAAGGATTAATATATATATGAtgtcatgcaacacttcatttattatgttgtagactcatcttgtcttagtatgtgtgatgttactcatactatgAGTAAGTAACTATGATACCACATGTCTCTTTTTCTTCATTAATAACTTGTCACATCATCTAATTTGCCTAGATATGATGATGTTATcatctatgttactcccactgtggtaGTCTAAAGATGTCGTGCAGGAGCTCCCAAGCAATACATGCACGTCCCTAACTACCCGGTCGCTTAAGGGCACTGCACAACACAAGCCCTCAAAATCGGCACTACATATGTCTCCGGACACACCCGGGACATGTCCGTGGACATGCTAGGGGATGGAGCCATTTACGCTATCCTAAAATTTCTAAGTTGTCTAGTTGGGAGGAGAGGGGGCATGTGATTACTTTTGGTTTGACATATCTGCCGCTGGGCGCATGTCTTACTGCCTCTACGTCAAAGCTCGTAATCTTCGATTCCGCAACACCCAACAGCCAATTAGATACACATAGTCCGACACATAGACCAGCCCACCTGAGTAGGACGGCCACGACGACCTTGATCGGGAGGAATTTATGGTCAATCCAACGAAGAGGTGTAAAGGAGAAAACTACAGCATGCGGGAGCACTAGTTGTTGTGCGATGCGTTGTTGGCTATTAGCATCGATCCGATCCATGGAAAGGGGCAAAGTGACGTAACATTTTAGACCAACATTCATACTTGGTTACATGAGCACAAGAATTTTGAGTGCTACCGCAATGAACTCATCCATAATCGTGAGACAGGATCGCTCAACCATCGATAGCACACCATCCAAGAGGTCGTCTGTAAGTATTGTGGCCGTTTGAAACGACTAATCGGTCGGTGGCCAAGTGGTGTGAAAATCACCGAGCAAGTAAAGTTGTCATACATGTTGGTCATTTGGCCGGATATGCTCTTTGTGTTTGTCATTTGCTTGGATATGCAACTTGTTGACAATGTTTTTCTTTGTAGCCATCCCACGTGTGCAACTTGTTCTTGAAGGTGGAGAGGAGGACTTCGTCCTCATGCATTGTTCGTTGAAGTTGATTGGGCAACCCAAGTGAAATGTATATGTTGCAACCTCTATCAATACCACCGACATCGACCCCAAGGAAGAAGCGGATGATCCTACAGATCCAACAAAAGAGCCACCCAAAATGTTACAAGAGGATTCCGGGGAAAGAAGTGAGAGGAGGAGAAATGAGAAGGGGAGACAACCAAGATGATGGAGTGATCCGAGGTCATCTTGGCGAAGAAGGAGAAGGCACGTGTCAAGCAATTCGACGCCAAAATAGTAAAAAAAGGCCGAGAGGTTTAACATCTTCATGGCGACGACCGATAAGAATCTCAAGCTTGAAGAGAAGAAGATCAAGTTCCCATGGAGGAAGGTTGGGATCGCGACTGGTTAGAAGGATTCGAAGATGTTGACCTTGAAAATGGACGACTTGGATGAAGATGCAAGTATGATCGCGCAAGCCGTCCATGTTAGAAAGTTTGAAGCGGTTGGCGCCCGACTTAGAGACGGTGGAGAAGGGGGCGGCTGGTGTGGAGGAGCCGGCAGCAGATTGAGCATGGCGGCTCAGATAGCCGGTCTGACAAGGCAAAAGTTCCATTTTTTGCATGGACCACTAAACTGAAATAAACATTGTCCTCTTTTTGATTATGACTGGGCGCTACATGAACATCGCACTTTGTTATATATTTCAAATTCAAATTGACTAGATCTTTATGGGATACGGTTGGACGACAAAACTCCTATATCCATATCCGTAGACTGTTCAGAATCAGTCCGCGGATAAATAGTATGTCAGTCTGCGGACACATGTTCTAAGGCATCTCCACGCTGACCCGCAATTTTTCTCCTATATACGTCCACGGACAGGGGTGTCAGTCCACAGACACGGATGCAGAAGCTGGCCATCCAACGCTCTCTGCATACACTTCAAGCCGGGTTTCAACAaaccagatgaaattcatcaAAGTTGTTAGAATAAATCCAAGGCGCACAGTCAATCTACcaaggaccaagcaatcacacaagCACGACACTGAGATTTGCTAACGAGGTTCACCATCATGGCTACATCTccgggcgctcctccccatgacaccgtcacaataccTCACCCTGGCCGCCCGGGCGCCGGCACACGCCGTCGGCTCCCCCGCGTGCCTGTgcttatgttggcataggttacaccATGTGTCTACCCtcactatatatgagaggcctaggatacaagtgttctacttggatacGACTCCATATCCTATGCAAACACAATACAACTCAGGGTCCAAGTGTAACATAGCTTGtacaataatattcgacacaactcatTCTTACATGGCATGCAAATAAGTCTAGTACAACAACATTTCAAATTCAATGAGAAGTAGTTCAAATTTAACTCGATTAACTGGATGTTCAAGAAGTTTTTCATGAACGGATCATGTTATCCCATATATACTGCCCTTTgagcttcatccaacaatgcaTGTGCATAAATGGTCTGCCCTATAGGTTGTGCTACATCACGGCAACAGGTAGAGGCTACACAATATGTAGAGCAACATTGAGAGTTAGTGAACGaatcaatcaacaagttgagcAAGAAAAAACAAAACTTATGATCTCCTCGGCGCCGGGCACAATGGCCACCTTGGCTTCAGCATatcaacggtgccagaaaaactGGTGACGATGGTCTAGATGACGGTACCGTTGATACGATAACGACTTCAGATCATGACCATGGATGATGTGCATGTCATAGGGTACAATGTGCTTTTGCGCGTGAATTGAATGATGCACGCGCTGCCAGTAGACCCCCTTCTGCTGTTGCCTAAGAAATCCACGGATACGGCCAACCAAGCAACGCACAACAACTCATCCTTCATGGTAGAGTACCCCGCCATCCTTCGTACTCTAAAATAACAACATGACATTCGAAATAAAAGCGCAAAGGCATTTGACCGAATACCTGCCAGACATGGTGTCCGCCATGGACGTCGTCGAGGGGTGGGGGGAGTGTACCTGGCTGCGGACGGGACCTGGGTGGACGGCGCTGTCGTAAAAGGTGAGCGGGTGCGTCGCTAGTTGCGGCCGTCCAACAATGCTTGTGCTACGGCCGGAGTGGTACAGCGGCGACGTCGAAGGAGGAGAGTGCAGATGCAAAGTAAGGAGAAGAAGTGATAGATTGGAATAGAATGGGACCGGGAGGGGAACTTTTTCTGGATGGGGATGTCGAAGTCCAACACGGCTGCTGTCCGAACTCTCACAAAGTCCCTCAACTTGGCTTCCATTTGTGAGAAAAAGTGCGTCGGGACTGTTTGGTGGACCGGTAAGGCCCGCGTTGAATGGCAAAACATGAATTAAACGTATGCGGGCGGTTTGAGTGTCGACGTTGAAGATGACCTAACACGACAAGTCTTGGACATGCTACTCCCGGCTGCCACATCAAGCCACGCCCACGTGGGACCCTAAACGACCCGGGGTAGAGAAGGCGAATACAGGAGAAAAATAAGGTAAACACGTGCGAAGCATCGAAGAAGCAAAGCCATTGCAACCTCCACCACGTGGGTCATGAGCTAGCTCCCTGGTTCTCCCTCGCGGCCGCGTCCACGAATATTCTGGACTCGTCCAGCGCAAGAAACCGCCATGCCCAAGCTCCACCGTATAAAAACTAGGGCTCCGTTCCTTCCTTCGTTCACCAACAGCAAGCAACCAAACAAAGCCTTGGGTTGATTGAAGCAAAAGTCAGAGAGCCAGAAGCAAAGTCAGACAGCTTTCAAGAAACACAGTCGTTGGGGAATCATCGAGCATGGACAAGGTGCTGGCCTTCTCGATCCTGAGCGCGTCGCCGGCCGACATCACCCCCGGCGCCGGAGCCGGCAGCACCTGGGCTCGGCTCTCCTGGCGGGGGAGGAAGCTGCAGAAGGACGACCAGGCTGGAGCTGGGCAACAGAGAAAACAGGGCGGTCTGCAGGGGGAAACAGAGCATCAGCCGGGCAAGAGGAAATCACAGTCGCCCTCGCCGCCGCGGCTGCGGTTCGCGCCAGAGTTCGACGGGATTGACTGCTTCGAGACCATCGTGTGCCATTGATCGGTGCATCGCGAGCCACGGGTGTGACTATTAATTCTTTATTGGTTTGATCGCCAGATGATCGGTGTGTCCACTCCATACGTTGTTGACTTGTGCTTATAACTGAAGCCACAGGTTGTACAGAATACAGAGTAAATTGTAGAGACTTCATATGGGAGCTATTTGTCCGTGATTCTTTGGATAAAGTTTTGCCGTCTGCATAGCTAAGGAAGAAATCACTGCCAGCGTAGTTAAGGTCAAACGTGGTAGGGATGTTCAAacaaacaaatccagaactgtaCACGTGTCAATTGCAAGTCCCTCGCACAATTAGCCGATCGCCTTTTATCCAAACTTGAAGTTGGTCATGAACGACGTGTACAAGCAGGCTGTTCATATCTGCTGGTCCGACTGATTGGTCACGAGTATTTTTGTACATCGCGTTGGCCAGCCAGACTAAGACTGCAACCGTGCAACGGACAAGGAGAAGCTGCTGAAGGAACTAGATCTCCGGCTGAAACAATTTTCCTAATGTCTTCCAATCCCATGATCTATGCATGCACCCTTTCGAAGGGATACCCCTTGCCATTCAATACCCGTCTTTGTATCgtattgttcaacgacgtgaggtGTTCGTTGCAACGGTATTTCAATCTATCCCCTTAATATTTAGTTCAGAAGAGCGTTAGTGGGCAATCGTTGGGAAGAATGGCTCCGTCTAGTAAGTAGACTGACGGAGGTTTAGCTTTCTCAACAACCCGATGAATTACGCTGGAAGCTTACTAGGTCTGGAATAttttcagttaaaacaatgtatGTTGATGTTATCAATTCAAGCTTGATTCCTAGTTTCAGAcatgtttgggctgtcaaagttcctttgaagatcaaagtgtttatgt
This sequence is a window from Aegilops tauschii subsp. strangulata cultivar AL8/78 chromosome 7, Aet v6.0, whole genome shotgun sequence. Protein-coding genes within it:
- the LOC109760544 gene encoding uncharacterized protein gives rise to the protein MDKVLAFSILSASPADITPGAGAGSTWARLSWRGRKLQKDDQAGAGQQRKQGGLQGETEHQPGKRKSQSPSPPRLRFAPEFDGIDCFETIVCH